A window from Thermosipho africanus Ob7 encodes these proteins:
- the secD gene encoding protein translocase subunit SecD yields the protein MKDNKVRGIITLIVIALAFLSLLWPTSEGYKGLASLFSRIKLGLDISGGARIEYKVDIDKSVENPSQVAEDVWTVLRNRLDMANYTEAIVKQTFREENTFIIVEIPGATDTARAEQLIGSTGLLWFGQVIDSTTSDPKIDPNLVNEAKREKAEWLLDREGKTWYLVKKEIANISNLKLVSPKIVEAIPQVDRNNVAGYVVTFKLDKQYADVFKRITEKLYVPEDLINQGGVAYQQALKKRLAIVLDDRVQFAGFVTAKITDGSALIKGNFTLDEAKQLAAILKSGALPARLEKVSSGWVAPLLGADIVSASLKAGIIGIILVLIYMIIFYGVMGIVADIALLYNTFLLLGILAATGSILTLPGIAGIILTIGTTVDGNIIIYERIKEEIRRGSSVKAAISTAFSKSFITLFDANLTTIIAGLFLYYFGTGTVKGFAITLIIGVLGSLFVNLVVSRFFLELFSGAIKVKGASKGGARA from the coding sequence ATGAAAGATAACAAAGTTAGGGGAATTATTACACTAATCGTTATCGCACTTGCTTTTCTTTCGCTGCTCTGGCCAACAAGTGAAGGATACAAGGGACTTGCAAGTCTTTTTAGTAGAATAAAACTCGGACTTGACATAAGTGGTGGAGCCAGAATCGAGTATAAAGTAGATATTGATAAATCGGTTGAGAATCCTTCACAAGTGGCAGAAGATGTTTGGACCGTTTTAAGAAACAGACTTGATATGGCAAACTATACAGAAGCGATTGTAAAACAAACATTTCGTGAGGAAAATACATTTATAATTGTAGAAATTCCTGGAGCCACTGATACGGCACGTGCAGAACAGTTGATAGGTTCTACAGGACTTCTTTGGTTTGGTCAAGTTATTGACTCTACAACATCAGATCCAAAAATTGATCCAAATCTTGTAAATGAAGCAAAAAGGGAAAAAGCAGAATGGCTACTTGATAGAGAGGGTAAAACTTGGTACTTGGTAAAAAAGGAAATAGCAAATATTTCCAATTTGAAACTTGTTTCTCCAAAAATAGTAGAAGCAATTCCACAAGTTGATAGAAACAATGTTGCAGGTTATGTTGTAACATTCAAATTGGATAAGCAGTATGCAGACGTTTTTAAAAGAATTACGGAAAAATTATATGTTCCAGAAGACTTAATTAACCAAGGTGGTGTAGCATACCAGCAAGCTTTGAAAAAAAGACTTGCGATAGTTTTGGATGATAGAGTGCAATTTGCTGGGTTTGTTACTGCAAAAATTACAGATGGAAGTGCTTTAATTAAAGGTAATTTTACACTTGATGAAGCAAAACAACTTGCTGCAATATTAAAAAGTGGTGCACTACCAGCAAGACTTGAAAAGGTTTCATCTGGATGGGTTGCACCTCTTTTAGGAGCAGATATTGTTTCAGCTTCTCTCAAGGCAGGTATAATTGGAATTATATTAGTTTTAATCTACATGATAATATTCTATGGAGTAATGGGGATTGTAGCTGATATTGCACTTTTATATAATACTTTCTTATTACTTGGAATTTTAGCTGCAACTGGTTCAATACTTACATTACCTGGAATTGCAGGTATTATTTTGACAATTGGTACTACTGTTGATGGAAATATAATTATTTATGAAAGAATTAAGGAAGAAATCAGAAGAGGAAGTTCTGTAAAAGCAGCAATTTCAACTGCATTTTCAAAATCATTTATAACTTTGTTTGATGCTAATTTAACTACAATTATAGCTGGTTTGTTCTTATATTATTTTGGTACAGGGACAGTAAAAGGCTTTGCTATAACTTTAATTATTGGTGTTCTTGGTAGTTTGTTTGTTAACCTTGTTGTTTCAAGATTTTTCCTTGAATTATTCTCTGGAGCAATTAAAGTTAAAGGTGCTAGCAAGGGAGGTGCCAGGGCATGA
- the secF gene encoding protein translocase subunit SecF: MIDFVGKRKIFIVISLILVVASLISIFTKGFNYGVEFLGGSEIILKVNAEVSESDVRQLIKDLAPEFENARITQIKSVDDPKGISKFSIVVSPKDENGELKVYSGEEKSVLSQKIVEAFKNNNYTAEVIGFNETSGYAAQEIKNLTWKAIVFTLLALLIYITLRFQFVFGVGAVVALIHDVVITLGFYSFFNYELNVAAVAAILTLIGYSLNDTIVVYDRIRENLRRSRGSTIETLVNNSINQVIKRTINTSLTTFIVIFILLLFSGNSIKPFAFGMTIGTIVGTYSSLYIASPIVIRWIKK, from the coding sequence ATGATTGATTTCGTTGGAAAAAGAAAAATATTTATAGTAATTTCGCTAATTTTAGTAGTGGCATCTCTGATAAGTATTTTTACTAAAGGTTTTAACTATGGTGTTGAATTTTTAGGTGGTTCGGAAATAATTTTAAAAGTAAATGCAGAAGTTAGTGAATCAGATGTTAGACAATTAATAAAGGACCTGGCACCTGAATTTGAAAATGCCAGAATTACCCAAATAAAAAGTGTTGATGATCCAAAAGGAATTTCTAAGTTTTCAATTGTAGTTTCACCAAAGGATGAAAATGGAGAATTAAAAGTTTACTCTGGAGAAGAAAAATCTGTACTTAGCCAAAAAATAGTTGAAGCATTCAAGAATAATAATTATACAGCAGAGGTAATTGGATTTAACGAAACAAGTGGTTATGCAGCGCAAGAGATTAAGAATCTTACTTGGAAAGCAATTGTATTTACATTACTTGCGCTTTTAATTTACATAACTTTAAGGTTCCAGTTTGTTTTTGGTGTAGGTGCTGTAGTTGCATTGATACATGATGTTGTAATAACTTTAGGATTTTATTCATTCTTTAACTATGAATTAAATGTTGCGGCAGTGGCAGCTATTTTAACCTTAATAGGTTATTCTTTGAACGATACTATAGTTGTTTACGATAGAATCAGGGAGAATTTAAGAAGGTCACGTGGAAGTACTATTGAAACATTGGTAAATAATAGTATTAATCAAGTTATTAAGAGAACTATAAATACATCCTTGACAACTTTCATAGTAATATTTATACTATTGTTGTTCTCTGGAAATAGTATAAAACCATTTGCGTTCGGTATGACAATCGGTACTATAGTTGGAACGTATTCATCCCTATATATAGCAAGTCCAATTGTGATAAGATGGATAAAAAAGTGA
- a CDS encoding sodium-translocating pyrophosphatase, with amino-acid sequence MVYFLITGAISVVFILILAFKILEKSSGNERTTQLSEIIQKGAKSFLLQEYKVFFPVIFALAIFFYFIVGIKASIALLIGSAFSVLAGYFGMAIATRANARTAWAATKSLGEALSVSFSGGAVMGLTVSTLGILGLALTYYVTKDIELISYYSLGASFVALFARVGGGIYTKAADVGADIVGKTEANLPEDDPRNPAVIADNVGDNVGDVAGMGADLYESYVGSIFSAIVLGSLFFGEKGFISVVFVVIFGLLSSLVGIVTTLLSAKKSADPAKTLRFGTIFAGVLTLTATFVYSYLVNWLNIFYVVFFGVFVGLLIGLITEWYTSGKKVENLAKTSTMGPANVIISGTALGMESTFIITLLIALAVVLSYKILGLFGVALSGVGMLSTLGISLSVDAYGPIADNAGGIAQMAGLDPKVREITDSLDAVGNTTAAMGKGFAIGSAALTALALFANFSAISNVSSVDLSNPYLFLGALIGGMLPFFFSALTMHAVGDAADDMVEEIRRQIKEIPGILSGESTPDYQKCIQIATKGALKKMVLPAVLAILSPTLLYFLFGPIGVGGLLIGATVSGVMLAIFMANSGGAWDNAKKFVEEGHFGGKGSFAHKATVVGDTVGDPYKDTSGPSINILIKLMAITSIVLMTIVRG; translated from the coding sequence TTGGTTTATTTTTTAATAACTGGAGCAATTTCAGTTGTTTTTATTTTGATTCTTGCTTTTAAAATCTTGGAAAAATCCTCAGGGAATGAGAGGACAACTCAGCTATCAGAGATTATTCAAAAAGGTGCAAAGTCCTTCCTACTGCAAGAATACAAAGTATTTTTTCCAGTTATTTTTGCTCTAGCTATATTTTTCTATTTTATAGTCGGTATTAAGGCAAGCATTGCATTACTTATAGGTTCAGCCTTTTCCGTTTTGGCAGGTTATTTTGGTATGGCTATTGCTACAAGAGCAAATGCAAGAACTGCTTGGGCTGCAACAAAAAGCTTAGGTGAAGCTTTAAGTGTTTCATTTTCTGGCGGAGCCGTTATGGGATTAACCGTATCCACACTTGGAATTTTAGGGCTTGCTTTGACATATTATGTTACAAAAGACATTGAATTAATTAGTTATTATTCTTTAGGTGCATCATTTGTTGCACTGTTTGCAAGAGTTGGTGGAGGAATTTATACTAAAGCAGCTGATGTAGGAGCAGATATTGTTGGAAAAACCGAAGCGAATCTTCCAGAAGATGATCCTAGAAATCCAGCAGTTATTGCTGATAATGTTGGAGATAACGTTGGTGATGTTGCTGGAATGGGTGCTGATTTGTATGAGTCATATGTAGGATCTATTTTTTCTGCAATTGTTCTTGGAAGTTTATTTTTTGGAGAGAAAGGCTTTATTTCAGTTGTTTTTGTTGTAATTTTTGGATTATTATCTTCACTTGTTGGAATAGTTACAACTTTATTGAGTGCAAAAAAATCTGCTGATCCTGCAAAAACTTTGAGATTTGGAACGATTTTTGCTGGCGTTTTAACACTTACAGCAACATTTGTATATAGTTATTTAGTAAATTGGTTAAATATCTTTTACGTAGTCTTTTTTGGAGTTTTTGTTGGGTTATTAATAGGTTTAATTACAGAGTGGTATACTTCAGGAAAAAAGGTTGAAAATCTTGCAAAAACATCAACTATGGGCCCTGCAAATGTAATAATTAGTGGAACTGCACTCGGGATGGAGTCAACGTTTATTATAACTTTGTTAATAGCACTTGCAGTTGTACTATCATATAAAATTTTAGGGCTTTTTGGTGTTGCACTTTCGGGTGTTGGTATGCTTTCTACTTTAGGTATAAGCTTATCTGTGGATGCTTACGGGCCAATTGCGGATAATGCTGGCGGAATAGCACAAATGGCAGGATTGGATCCTAAAGTCAGGGAGATTACAGATTCTCTTGATGCTGTTGGTAATACGACTGCAGCTATGGGTAAAGGTTTTGCAATTGGTTCAGCAGCACTTACTGCACTTGCATTATTTGCTAACTTTAGCGCAATATCAAACGTTAGCTCAGTAGATTTGAGTAATCCATATCTATTTTTAGGTGCTTTAATTGGCGGAATGTTGCCATTCTTCTTTTCGGCATTAACTATGCATGCTGTTGGTGATGCTGCTGATGATATGGTTGAGGAAATTAGACGTCAAATAAAAGAAATTCCTGGAATATTAAGTGGTGAATCTACACCAGATTATCAAAAATGTATACAAATTGCAACTAAAGGTGCATTAAAGAAAATGGTGCTACCTGCAGTATTAGCTATTCTTTCACCAACATTACTATATTTTCTTTTTGGTCCAATAGGTGTTGGTGGATTATTAATTGGAGCTACAGTTTCTGGAGTTATGTTAGCAATATTCATGGCTAATTCTGGAGGAGCATGGGATAATGCAAAGAAATTTGTTGAAGAGGGACATTTTGGAGGTAAAGGTTCCTTTGCGCATAAAGCGACAGTGGTTGGAGATACAGTAGGAGATCCATATAAAGATACTTCTGGACCTTCGATTAATATATTGATAAAATTGATGGCTATTACATCAATAGTATTAATGACAATTGTAAGGGGGTAG
- a CDS encoding 6-phosphofructokinase — protein sequence MRRVGVLCVGNDSPGINAAIRSAVVKGLDLNIEVMGIKDGFEGLLRDDLEVLLRPNVSNILHQGGTMLGTSLYVPEEDVEKVKEKVEQYGISSLLILGGRLGAKAAINLMKIGVPSVLVPATIDNDLAFTDFSIGFFTAVEHVKNALDVLHSTAESHHRVMIVETMGKPGGWIATIGGLSGGADYIITSTEKPNFEELIEIIKRRYEGKKRFSLIVVESGVELPEEIKKECDGFEKLSSSEIIGKYIEKKLKEKFGIEWRYTNLGYLQRGGSPAAMDRIIATQMAAHAIEMIKMGKVYQAVGVKGFSITEIPYSETMLNYRPVDYYLKELTKLFY from the coding sequence ATGAGACGTGTAGGTGTATTATGTGTAGGAAATGATTCCCCAGGTATAAATGCAGCAATACGTTCAGCTGTAGTTAAAGGATTAGATCTAAATATTGAAGTTATGGGAATAAAAGATGGGTTTGAAGGGTTATTGAGAGATGATTTAGAAGTTTTATTAAGGCCTAACGTATCGAACATATTACATCAAGGCGGAACTATGCTTGGAACATCACTATATGTTCCTGAGGAGGATGTGGAAAAAGTTAAGGAAAAAGTTGAACAGTATGGGATTTCATCATTGCTAATTTTAGGTGGAAGACTTGGAGCAAAAGCAGCAATAAATTTGATGAAAATAGGAGTTCCTTCAGTTTTGGTACCCGCAACGATTGACAATGATCTGGCATTTACTGATTTTTCTATAGGATTTTTTACTGCGGTTGAGCATGTTAAAAATGCATTGGATGTTCTTCATTCTACAGCTGAATCACATCATAGGGTTATGATAGTAGAGACAATGGGAAAGCCTGGTGGTTGGATTGCTACAATTGGAGGACTTTCAGGTGGAGCTGACTATATAATTACCTCTACCGAAAAACCAAACTTTGAAGAACTTATTGAAATTATAAAGAGAAGATATGAAGGTAAAAAAAGATTTTCATTAATAGTAGTGGAATCCGGAGTTGAATTACCTGAAGAGATAAAAAAAGAGTGCGATGGATTTGAGAAGTTAAGCTCATCAGAAATTATTGGAAAGTATATTGAAAAAAAATTAAAAGAAAAGTTTGGAATTGAATGGAGATATACTAATCTTGGTTATTTACAAAGGGGTGGATCTCCAGCCGCAATGGATAGGATTATTGCAACTCAGATGGCTGCACATGCAATAGAAATGATAAAAATGGGAAAAGTTTATCAAGCAGTTGGTGTAAAAGGATTTTCTATTACTGAAATTCCTTATTCAGAAACAATGTTAAATTATAGACCTGTAGATTATTATTTAAAGGAGTTAACCAAGTTATTTTATTAA
- a CDS encoding SAM hydrolase/SAM-dependent halogenase family protein, which produces MIVFMTDWGSSHYVGICKGVMRKIANVEVVDLTHDISSFNVREAMYILSRSFIHFPKGSIFLCVVDYGVGSSRKAIAAKTENYYFVGPDNGIFTLAFEIEKPIEIRELNNKEFYYGDSQTFHGRDIFSPAAAYIHLGKFEQLGDQLYNYGTLPYIKPKRSGNNIRGEIAYIDKFGNIETNIPYDWIKDFEKVTIVKNRKRIEIPIANYYSEVEKGQLLLHNDSTGYVEIAANQYRANDILKFNTGDLLELIL; this is translated from the coding sequence ATGATTGTGTTTATGACTGATTGGGGTTCATCTCATTATGTTGGAATTTGTAAAGGGGTTATGCGAAAAATTGCCAATGTAGAAGTAGTAGATCTAACTCACGATATTTCATCATTTAATGTGCGAGAGGCAATGTACATCCTCTCGCGCTCTTTTATTCATTTTCCAAAGGGAAGTATTTTCCTATGTGTGGTTGATTATGGTGTAGGAAGTTCTAGAAAGGCCATAGCAGCTAAAACTGAGAACTATTACTTTGTAGGACCAGATAATGGTATATTCACACTTGCCTTTGAAATTGAAAAACCAATAGAGATAAGAGAGCTTAATAATAAAGAATTTTATTATGGAGACTCTCAAACCTTTCATGGAAGAGATATTTTTTCTCCAGCGGCTGCATACATTCACCTAGGAAAATTTGAACAACTTGGAGATCAATTGTATAACTATGGAACTCTTCCATATATTAAACCAAAAAGATCTGGAAATAATATTCGAGGAGAAATTGCTTATATTGATAAATTTGGAAATATTGAAACAAATATTCCTTATGATTGGATAAAAGATTTTGAAAAAGTTACAATAGTTAAAAACAGAAAGAGAATAGAAATTCCTATAGCAAATTATTATTCTGAAGTTGAAAAAGGACAATTACTTTTACATAATGATAGTACTGGATATGTTGAAATTGCCGCAAATCAATATAGAGCAAATGATATATTAAAGTTCAATACGGGAGATTTATTGGAGTTGATATTATAG
- a CDS encoding energy-coupling factor ABC transporter ATP-binding protein, with translation MEVFYTNKKIIGPINIKFKNNELVLLLGHNGSGKTTFLKALAGVVNFKGEIISSDGKPFYMATGYVFQNPETQIVGSTVWEDVIFGLENIGLEREEIEKRALETLKTTGLLNYKDFDPYSLSGGQKQKLAISSILAMRPKFLLLDEPTAMLDKYDRMIIKRLIEQLKKTGIGIILATHHVEIFYDIADRIILMKDGLVKYDGAALEKVLREYYEEGGAIWRK, from the coding sequence TTGGAAGTATTTTATACAAATAAGAAAATAATTGGTCCCATAAATATAAAATTCAAAAACAATGAATTAGTTTTATTATTAGGTCATAACGGCAGTGGGAAAACGACTTTTTTAAAAGCCCTTGCGGGTGTAGTAAATTTTAAAGGTGAAATAATATCTAGCGATGGTAAGCCATTTTATATGGCAACTGGTTATGTTTTTCAAAATCCTGAAACGCAAATTGTTGGCAGTACAGTGTGGGAAGATGTAATTTTTGGACTTGAAAATATAGGGCTTGAAAGAGAAGAAATTGAAAAAAGAGCTTTAGAAACGTTGAAGACTACCGGATTATTAAATTATAAAGATTTTGATCCATATAGTTTATCCGGAGGTCAGAAACAAAAGCTTGCAATTTCTTCTATTTTAGCTATGAGGCCAAAATTTTTGCTACTTGATGAGCCAACTGCAATGTTGGATAAGTACGATAGAATGATTATTAAAAGATTAATTGAGCAATTAAAAAAAACTGGTATTGGTATAATACTTGCAACACATCATGTAGAAATTTTTTATGATATAGCGGATCGAATAATTTTAATGAAAGATGGTCTTGTAAAATATGATGGAGCAGCGTTAGAAAAAGTTTTAAGAGAGTACTATGAAGAAGGTGGAGCAATATGGAGAAAATAA
- a CDS encoding DNA polymerase III subunit delta', giving the protein MEKIRKLIENNSGNSIAIVGENKRYVNDKVMQAVLDVTNYDIQRYLMIDENNIKIDHVRNIQEFLSFSSDKGKKIVVIFNAEKMLPEAENALLKTLEEPPSYSIIVLTTTNWKALYPTIRSRLQKYYVSVPKDILLGLQDFILKKLAIEFPDKVDEIKANNLKIVEIENFEESPSYYYSLYLKIKENLEDAKKINNFVASLSSIKDFNFLKVLSKIALWICEEFSCDYKFAKVLSSILSSKVANYNYELTYYFILLSLNDAIKQE; this is encoded by the coding sequence ATGGAGAAAATAAGAAAATTAATTGAGAATAATTCTGGAAATTCTATAGCCATTGTTGGTGAAAATAAAAGATATGTTAATGATAAAGTAATGCAAGCAGTTTTAGATGTTACTAATTATGATATACAAAGATATTTAATGATTGATGAAAATAATATTAAGATAGATCATGTCAGAAATATTCAAGAGTTTTTATCATTTTCATCCGATAAGGGAAAAAAGATTGTAGTTATTTTTAATGCAGAAAAAATGCTGCCAGAAGCCGAAAATGCTTTGTTAAAAACGTTAGAAGAACCACCATCGTATTCAATCATAGTTCTTACAACTACTAATTGGAAAGCATTATATCCAACTATTAGAAGTAGATTGCAGAAGTATTATGTAAGTGTTCCAAAAGATATTTTATTAGGATTACAGGATTTTATATTAAAAAAACTAGCAATTGAGTTTCCAGATAAAGTAGATGAAATAAAGGCAAATAATTTAAAAATAGTTGAAATTGAAAATTTTGAAGAAAGTCCTAGTTATTACTATTCACTTTACTTAAAAATAAAAGAAAACTTGGAAGATGCTAAGAAGATTAATAACTTTGTTGCTAGTTTATCAAGTATAAAAGATTTTAATTTTTTAAAAGTATTATCTAAAATAGCACTATGGATATGCGAAGAATTTAGTTGTGATTATAAATTTGCAAAGGTATTATCTTCAATATTATCTTCAAAAGTTGCAAATTATAATTATGAACTTACGTATTACTTTATATTGTTGAGCTTAAATGATGCTATAAAGCAAGAATGA
- a CDS encoding sodium ion-translocating decarboxylase subunit beta: MNLTIGNIVMFAVAGVLIYIAIAKDAEPLLLIPIAFGIILANVPPDVTGILNPPTETSPGGVLWYLQQGLVLGIYPPLIFLGIGALTDFSFMLSYPITIFLGGAAQMGIFITFLLAKFFGFSLKQAASIGIIGGADGPTSIYITSKFAPELLSIIAISAYSYIALIPVLQPMVSKMLTTKEERRIRMKPPRKVTKTERVLFPIVTTIIVALIIPKSLPLIGMLMFGNLLREAGVVKRLVEAASRYILDTVTILLCVSVGASARADIFLTPKSLLVFGMGAVAFVTAITFGILFAKLMNLFLKDKINPLIGAAGVSAVPDSARVAQRIAQEEDPTNFILMHAMSPNVAGVIGSAVAAGIFLSLIK, from the coding sequence ATGAATTTAACGATTGGTAATATAGTTATGTTTGCTGTTGCTGGCGTTTTAATATACATAGCAATAGCAAAAGATGCTGAACCATTGTTATTAATACCTATAGCTTTTGGAATTATTCTTGCAAATGTACCTCCTGATGTGACTGGTATTTTAAATCCTCCTACAGAAACTTCACCTGGTGGTGTGCTCTGGTATTTGCAACAGGGCTTGGTCCTGGGAATTTACCCTCCATTGATATTTTTAGGTATAGGTGCATTAACAGACTTTTCATTTATGCTTTCTTATCCAATTACAATTTTCCTTGGTGGAGCGGCACAGATGGGGATATTTATAACATTTCTTTTAGCTAAATTTTTTGGTTTTAGTCTAAAGCAAGCTGCTTCAATAGGGATTATAGGTGGGGCAGATGGACCTACCTCAATATATATTACTTCTAAATTTGCACCAGAACTATTATCAATAATTGCAATTTCGGCATATTCATATATAGCACTAATTCCTGTCTTACAACCTATGGTTTCAAAAATGCTTACAACCAAGGAAGAAAGAAGAATAAGAATGAAACCACCTAGAAAAGTAACAAAAACTGAAAGGGTACTATTTCCAATTGTAACAACTATAATAGTTGCTTTGATAATTCCAAAATCGTTGCCATTGATAGGAATGCTTATGTTTGGAAATCTTTTAAGAGAGGCTGGAGTTGTTAAGAGGTTAGTTGAAGCTGCAAGTAGGTATATTTTAGACACAGTAACAATTTTATTGTGTGTTTCAGTTGGTGCATCTGCAAGAGCGGATATTTTCTTAACACCTAAATCTCTTTTAGTATTTGGAATGGGTGCGGTAGCATTTGTTACTGCAATAACTTTTGGAATTTTATTTGCAAAATTGATGAACCTGTTCTTGAAAGATAAAATAAATCCATTAATTGGTGCAGCGGGAGTATCCGCGGTTCCAGATTCTGCAAGGGTTGCGCAAAGAATTGCACAAGAAGAAGATCCAACAAACTTTATTTTAATGCATGCAATGAGCCCAAATGTTGCTGGTGTTATTGGTTCAGCTGTTGCCGCAGGAATATTCTTATCATTAATTAAGTGA
- a CDS encoding 4Fe-4S dicluster domain-containing protein: protein MAKRSFRVDINYDWCKSCGICYHTCPTKTIKEGELKRPVVEDHSTCIGCLICENLCPDFAINIVDITEKVGEKNG, encoded by the coding sequence ATGGCAAAAAGAAGTTTTAGAGTAGATATAAATTATGATTGGTGTAAAAGCTGTGGGATTTGTTATCATACGTGTCCAACAAAAACTATCAAGGAGGGAGAACTTAAAAGACCGGTAGTTGAAGATCATTCTACCTGTATTGGCTGTCTTATATGTGAAAATTTGTGTCCAGATTTTGCTATAAACATTGTAGATATAACTGAAAAAGTAGGTGAAAAAAATGGGTAA